From the genome of Reinekea thalattae:
TTACGAAGAGGGTGGTGAAAACTGCGTATTGCATGGCGATGAAGGCTCCGAGAGATTCTTATCTGAAATTGTTGGCGCTGAATCCTATGCTGATCGCCACCTCAGTATGGAGTCGATTTACGAGTATGGTAGTCGTTCTGGCTTTTGGCGCTTACATCGCTTGTTTACTCAAGCGAATATCCCGACGACGGTTTTTGGCGTTGCCACGGCGTTACAAAAAAATCCAGATGCTGTTAAAGCCATGCTTGATGCTAACTGGGAAATCGCCAGCCACGGTTTACGCTGGATTCACTATCAGGATTTCAGCAAAGAAGAGGAAAGGGTGCATATCGAAGAAGCAATTCGGATTCACCAGGAAACCACGGGTAGCAAACCGCGTGGCTGGTATACCGGCAGAACCAGTCCTTATACATTAGAGTTGATTGCTGAGCGCGATGATATTTTATACTGCGCCGACAGTTACGCTGACGACTTACCCTATTGGGACAATAACTATTCCAAGCCGCTTTTCATTGTACCTTATACACTCGATACCAATGATATGCGCTTTGCAACGCCACAAGGCTTTAACAGTGGCGAACAGTTTTACCAATATTTAAAGGATGCTTTTGATGAACTTTATCGTGAAGGCGAGCAAAGCCCTAAGATGTTGAGTATTGGTTTGCATTGCCGAATTGTAGGCAGACCAGCTCGCTTGGCTGCATTACGCCGCTTTATTGAATACACAAAACAGTTTGACGATGTTTGGTACGCCACACGTCAACAAATTGCTGAGCATTGGTTAGCTGAGCATGGCTGATTAGTGACGTAGTTTATTAAATTTCCCTCATAAACTTTCAAAAGCCGTCTTAACTGCTAATAAGATGGCTTTTGCTGACTCTCTAATGACAACTCCCAATATAGAAAATAGCAGGGTGATTCAAACCCTCTGTATTTCAGCAAGCCTTATCGGCAGATCTTAATTTCTTTTGTGGTTTAACTCTTAAGTTGGTTTCTGCCATCTACCTATCTCCTTATGTCCGATACTGTGAGGTATTGGATATTGCGTTTAGCATTGAATATAGATAGCTGTACTCAGCCATAAAGACCTAACTGGCAGTCTTTATGGCTGGTTTTTTCTTTATACCGCGCTTGCTGAACGTTGTTGGCTTTGCCACTTATCAGCAACAACGACTGGTGCATCACTGGCGGCTAAAGGCGTTTTACCAAGAATTAGATCGGCAGCTCGTTCTGCAACCATAATGGTTGGCGCATTTAGATTGCCATTGGGTATGGTTGGGAAAATTGAAGAATCGACCACGCGTAGATTTTCAATGCCATGAACTTGGGTGTTGGAATTAACCACAGCCATATCATCTTCTCCCATTTTGCATGAGCACGATGGATGATAAGCGCTTTCTACTGAGCTTCTTACAAATTCATCAATCTGTTCATCTGTCTGTACGGCTAAGCCTGGCTGAATTTCTTCACCACGATAGTCATCTAACGCAGGCTGATTAATAATTTCACGCGTTAATCGTACGCAGGCACGAAAGCCTTCAATATCATCTTGATGCGATAAATAGTTAAATTGAATGCGTGGCGCGGTATGAGGATCGCTAGAAACAACCTTAACATCGCCTCGGCTTTTGGGTTTGTTATGGCCAATATGAACCTGAAAACCATCACCAGCAAAGGCTTCTTTACCGTCGTAACGCATTGCCGCAGGTAAGAAATGATACTGCAAATCCGGCCATTCTAAATTGGCTTTAGAGCGAATAAAGCCGCAAGATTCAAAATGATTGGTCGCGCCTAAACCGGATTTATTAAGTATCCAACGAACGCCGATAAACAATTTACTTAATGGATCCAGTTTTCGGTTTAACGAAATGGGTTTTAAGCATTTAAACTGGAAATAAAACTCAAGATGATCTTGCAAATTTTCGCCAACACCCGGTAATTGATGCAGTGGTTCAATACCAGCAGCTTGTAACGTTTTTGAATTGCCGATCCCAGAAAGCTGTAAAATATGCGGTGAACCAATCGAACCTGCGCTTAGAATAACTTCTTTGTTACAGTTTATATCAATCAGTTTTCCTTTAACTTCATAACGTACGCCCACCGCTTTTTTGTTTTCTATCAGCACTTTATGCACTAACGCATGGGTTACAACCGTTAGGTTCTTACGTTTCATGGCCGGCTTTAAATAGGCATTCGCTGTTGACCAACGTACGCCATTTTTAACCGTCATGTGCATTGGGCCAAAGCCTTCTTGCTGGGCAGCATTGTAGTCATCAGTGGCTAAGTAACCGGCATCGGTACCGGCATTAATAAAGGCTTTATAGAGTGGGTTTTTCATTTGGTTGCCGTTATTAACCGACAATGGGCCACTATCGCCACGGTAATTATCGCCACCAAAAGCCCAAGTTTCTGCCTTTTTAAAATAAGGTAAGCAGTGTGCGTAATCCCAGTTGTTTGCGCCCTGCTGCTGCCATTCATCAAAATCACGAGCATGACCACGAACATAGACCATGCCGTTGATCGATGATGAACCGCCAAGCACTTTACCGCGCGGACAATGCATACGGCGGTTGTTTAATGTGGGTTCAGCTTCGGTTTCAAATTGCCAAGCGTATTTTTTAGTGTTCATTGGAATAGAAAGCGCTGTTGGCATTTGAATAAAAATACTTTTATCGCTGCCGCCAGTTTCTAATAGCAACACCCTATTACTGGCATCTTCTGTTAAGCGATTTGCAAGGACACAACCTGCACTGCCAGCACCAACAATAATGTAGTCGTAGTTGCTTGAATTTTTTACAGTCATTTTTATTCCTTAAAACGGGCTTTCTAGTGTTTGCATGCCAACGTATACCGCTTTTATTTGGGTGTAGGCTTTTAGAGTTTCGCTACCGTTTTCTCGGCCGATACCAGACATCTTATAACCACCAACGGGCATTTCGGCAGGTGATGCGCCATAGGCATTGATCCAACAAATACCCGCATCGATTTGATGAATGACACGATGGGCGCGTTTTATATCTTGGGTAAATACTGCAGCTGCGAGGCCTAGCTGGGTATCGTTAGCGCGGACAATAACTTCGTCTTCATCACTAAAGGTTAAGATGGACATCACAGGGCCAAATATTTCTTCTTTAACAATCGTCATGTCATCGGTGCAATCGGTAAATATTGTTGGCGCAACAAAAAAGCCTTGCGGTGAGTTTTCTGGTTGCAATGCCTTACCGCCAGCAAGCAAGGTTGCCCCTTCTTTTTTACCGAGCTCAATGTAATCTAAAACCTTTTGCTGATGCTGCTGTGAAATGAGCGCACCAAAATTAGTTTCTGGCTGCATCGGGTCACCACAAATAATATTTTGCTTAGTGCGTTCAACAAGGCGTTCTATAAAGCGTGGGTAAATCGCTTGTTGAACAAAAACTCGTGTTCCATTGGTACAGATTTCGCCTTGAGTATAAAAGTTACCCAGCATCGCTGCAGAAACGGCGTCTTCTAGGTCGGCATCATCAAAAATGATTAGCGGGGATTTTCCGCCCAACTCCATCGTGACTTCTTTTAGCGTATTGGAGGCAGCGGCCATGACTTTTTTACCGGTACCGACTTCGCCGGTAAAGGACACTTTGGCAATGTCTGGATGATTTGTTAACCAAGAACCGACGCGCCCATCGCCCTGCACTACGTTAAATACGCCGTCTGGTACGCCTGCTTCAGTGAATATTTCGGCCAAACGCATAGCGCCGCGCGGCGTTTCTTCTGATGGTTTAAAGATCATCGCATTGCCGCAAGCCAACGCTGGCGCAGCTTTCCAACAAGCAATTTGCAACGGATAATTCCAAGCGCCTATCCCGGCACAAATACCTAAGGGTTCGCGACGGGTGTAATAAAAATCATCTCCAACGGGTTGTTGGTTACCTTCAATACTGGGCGCTAGACCGGCAAAAAACTCTATCGAATCGGCTCCGGTAACAACATCAACTTCGCTAGCCTCCTGCCAAGGCTTACCAGTATCGATGACTTCGCCTTTCGCTAGTTCATCATTAGATTCTCGAAGTAACGCTACGGCTTTCAGTAAGATTCGGCTGCGCTCCATAGCGCTCATAGCAGACCAGATGGCAAAGCCTTTTTGAGCGCTTTCGATGGCCGCTTGCTGTACCACTTCGGTAGCGGTTTCTACCAAGTAACTGATTTCGCCTGTGGCAGGGTTAGTGACGGCAAAGGTTTCCCCCGTACCATTGGCGATATATTGACCGTGAACATAATTTTGGTAGGTAACTAACGAAGGCATCATTTCTCCATATTGATGGTTTAGCGTATTTATTAGGAACTTAGCGCTGTGGTATTACTACCAAAATCCATCAATAACGACTTGCGGACATTGTGTAAACTCTTTCAACTAACATTGTATGCTTGCTATAGAACGACAGCATTCAGCTAAGCTAGTGCGGATCATGATAAATAAATGAGTAACCGAGGTATATAGCTGGCCGTTATTCACCTAATTTTCAATCGTAGCCTTTAAGTTCAAGATCAAATTTTAAGCATCATACGAGCTAAGTTTAGTTCTCAGCACTCGCGCTCAGCCTTGGCTGACTGGTTTACATCGGCTTAATTGTGCTGACCCTAATATTCAACATATCAACACTGTAAATCTGACTCTGCATAAATTGATATACTATATCATTTGCCTTAGTATGCATCGTCGATTCAACTCACTCAGGCGCGTTAATTAACCCGAAGCTGTTTTTACATCAGGCGTGTTAGTGAGATTTTAATGATGACAAAGCCTGCCACTGAGGCATGTTGATTTCATTCTGTTATGTGTAAGCGCTATGCTTCGAGTGCAAATAATTGGATTATCTTTTATGAAAAGCAAGTTCCTGTCGGTTGTTAGTATTGTTGCAATCTCTTTGTTCGTCGCTGCTTTATGGCATTATTGGCCGGCGATCGTTAAAGGCATACTTACAACACAGGCAGACTTTCACAGCCTGTTATCACGACATATTAGTCAATTCAAAGAAAACCCTCGTGTTAGCGGCGCTATGCTAGTGGCAATTTCTTTTGCTTACGGCGTATTTCATGCTGCTGGCCCTGGCCATGGTAAAGCGGTATTGGTGACCTATTTATCGACGCAAAAAGACACTCTTAAACAGGGTATTTTTATTTCATTTGCTGCGGCGATATTTCAAGCGATTGTCGCTATTAGCATTGTTTCTATTATTTCCATCCTGTTGAGCCAAACCTTTAGCCAAACCAATTTGGTGAGTCTACGTACTGAGCAAACCAGTTATGTTTTGGTTATATTATTTGGTGGTTATATCTTGTGGCGATCGGTTTTAAAAGTTAAAAAGAGATTAGTTGGCGCGCGCAACGACCATCATTCACACGACCATCATTCACACGACCATCATTCACACGACCATCATTCACACGACCATCATTCACACGACCATCATTCACACGACCATCATTCACACGACCATCATTCACACAACCATCATTCACACAACCATCATTCACACAACCATCATTCACACAACCATCATTCACACAACCATCATTCACACAACCATCATTCACACAACCATCATTCACACAACCATCATTCACACAACTATCATTCACACGACCATGGCGATCAATGTTGTCATACCTATAAGCCGGTCGAAAAAGTCTCTCCGTGGCAAACCCTTGGTATTATTGTCGCCATGGGAGCAAGGCCCTGTACTGGCGCGATAATGGTGCTTATTTATTCTCATATTGTTGGCATCTACTGGGTTGGTATTAGTGCAACGTTGCTGATGGGGCTTGGCACCGGGCTGACAGTAGCAAGCCTAGGCTTTATAACGATTCTATTTAGGGAGCAACTAAGTAAAGTTGTTTCAAGTGACGCCAGTCATGGCCACCACAACAGTACTGTAGGCTTGTTTATTTCCTGTTTCGGCGGCATATTATTACTGTTACTTGGTTTCAGCCTGTTTCAGGCTTCTATAGAAACTGCGGTACAGCACCCTCTTTTCTAAGCTCTATAAATGTTGAATTGCCCATGCTACGTCAGTTAGTTTTATTTTCTTTGTTATTAATAGCCAATGTGGCGCACAGCCATCCACATGCTTGGGTTAGCTTAACCAGCGATTTTGTTATCAATGAGCAGACCGAGCTTTACGAAGTTCGGCAACGCTGGATCTTTGACCCCTTTTATTCTTTAGTAATTCTCGACGATTTACGCAAGCAATATACCGACGACGAATTAGCGCTGAGGATGCAAGCAGATCAAATCGTTAACAATTTACAAGCCTTAGGTTATTACTCGCATTTATCGCTCAATAGCCAACCGATTGATTTAGGTCGCCCTTACAAATGGCATATGTCGACAGCAACCGTTGGCGATGACGAAATCATGATTTTAGAGATGTTGTTTTCGGTATCGCCCATTTCACTTATTAATCATCAGGTAGAGTGGACAGTCTTTGACCCCACCTATTATGTTTCTATGCGCCACGATGCTATTGATTACATCCGAATTATTAATGCCAGTTCCGCTGAATGTGAGCCTCAATTGATTGAGCCAACACCAACAGATGAGCAAATTATGCTTGCTTCCTCTTTGGACAAAACGCAAACCTCGACCGAGGGTCTCGGTGAAATTTTCGCGCAACGCAGTACCATTCAATGCTTTTAATTTGCTTTCAGTAGCTGAATGAGTATGTGATAAAAAACGCCTCAATAGAGGCGTTTTTTTGTTCACACTTGTGTACTGAGATTCCTTTAAGTTTCTAATTTAAGCCTCTAGTTTAAATATCTAAACACTTTTACCTAATTGATCTCTCAGCCAATCGCCGAGTAAATTTAAACCTAACACGGTCAGCATAATAGCTAAGCCTGGAAAAAGCGTTATCCACCAAGCAGTTTGGATGTAGTTTCTGCCTTCAGCCAGCATGCCACCCCAGCTTGGCGTTTGTGGGTCTACTCCTAAACCTAAAAAGGTTAAGCTACTTTCCAATAAAATATTGTTAGCGATATTAAGTGTTAACAAAATAATTAACGGCCCCATCGCGTTGGGCAAAATATGTTTGAAAATAATATTAATACTCGACTGGCCGTAACTTTTTGCTGCAAGGATAAACGTTCGTTCACGTAACGCTAAAACAGAGCCTCTGATAATCCTTGCATATTGCACCCATTGGGTGGCAATCATGACAAAAATAATTCGCTCAAGGCTCGGACCGTAAATTGCGATAATAGTCATGGCAAATAAAATAAACGGGAACGCTAGTTGAATATCAGCAAAACGCATGACAAAAGTATCGAGCCAGCCGCCATAATAGCCCGCATAGAGTCCTAAAACAGCGCCAAGAATCACTGCTCCGAGTGAAGAGTAAATTCCAACGATAAATGAAACCTTACCGCCTGCAGCAATTCGGGCCAAAATATCTCGACCTAATGCATCCGTTCCTAATGGGTATTGAGCGTTTGCAAGCGGTGGTGATAAGCGTGCCAGTAAATTAATGCTGTCAGCTTTATCTGCAAACAACCAAGGCGATAAAAATACCAGCCCTGCTAACAATAAAGTGAGGCTAATGCCTAAAATAAATTCTAAATTTCGAATACGAATCATCCATTGGGATTGCCAAATCGATGCTTTTTCTGCGGCCTGTTGAGTCATGATTTCACCCGTATACGTGGATCGATTAATGAATAAGCCATATCAGTCACTAGGTTTACCAATACGATTAGCATGGCCAAAATACAAACAGAGGCTTGAAGCAATGGGTAGTCTCGTTGCGCAATAGCATCAAGAGCTAACGACCCCATACCCGGCCAGTTAAACACCCGTTCAACCACAACGATGCCACCAATTAAGTTGCCGAACTGAAGGCCAAAAAAAGTAATCAATGCAATGGCGCTGTTACGCAGTGCATGTTTATAAATGACCACCCTCTCCTTTAAGCCTTTGGCTCGTGCAACCATAATGTACTGTTCAGAAAAGATATCTAACATAGCAGTACGAACCAGCCGAACATTCACTGCGGTCAGAACTATCGCGACTGTTAGTGACGGTAGAATTAACGAAGCTATTCCGTTGTAGCCACTGACAGGCAGCCAGCCCAGTGTGATCGAAAAAATTAAAACCAGCATCATTGCTAGCCAGAAATTAGGAAACGAAAGACCTGCTAGAGATAAAATTCTAATCAGTTGATCAATCCATTTTCCTTGTTTTGTTGCAGCAAGAATCCCTAAAGGTACAGAGACAAAAATTGAAATTAACATCGATGTCATGGCGAGAATTAAAGTCGATGGTAATGCAGAACGGATCAATTCGTTGATTGGGCCACGGAAAAAACTATTACCCAACTCGCCAGTAATCAGGTTTTTCATAAAGCCTAAGTATTGGCTATAAAAAGGAGCATTAAGACCAAGTGATTCTCGAATCATTGCTAGGTCTTGTTCAGTCACGTTGCTAGATTCTTGCGTCATCATGACTGCCGGGTCGCCAGTAAATCGGATTGCAAAGGCGACAAATAGCGTTACCGAAAAAGCCACGAACGCAGCTTGAATCAGTCGCTTTATAAAAAATGTCAGTTGTTGCATAGCGTCTCTCCTCAAATGAAAGACTTGAATGGCAACGCCGCTAATCACTTAGTAGTCGTTGATCACCAAATAAGAGTGCGGAGCTGCCTGAGTTACTTTAACTTTTAATCTTCTACTGCTACATCCATATAGCGCACTCGATCATCGGGTGCTGGCGTGAAGCCTGAAACCTTTTTAGAGACACCAAACATTGCTGCGGTATTAAATAATGGCAACTCTAAATGGTTGGAGCGAATGTACTGAGAGACCTCTTGTAAAGCCTTTTCACGAACCTCTCGGTCGTAAGTTCCTCGTTGCTGCTCTAACAATGCATCTAGGGTTTCATCGGCAATATAAGGATTAAAACGCTCGCCACTGTGGTACAACAAATAGGCCGTGTTATCGAAATCGAATGTCCAACCGCCCCAAGCAAATAAAAACAGCTCGCCTGTCTTACCATTTGGAATTAGATCGGAAGACATAATATTGCTGTCGTTTGAACGAATCGATAAATCAAGACCGACTTGGCTTAAATAAGAACTGATAACTTGAGATACTTCACGGAAGGTTTCATCGTTGTTTTGGATATCCAAGGTTATTTTTGTACCTGGTTTTACTCCTGCTTGCGCTAACAACGTTTTAGCGCGTGTAGGGTTGTAACTGTATTTCTCTAACGATGGGTCAAAACCAAACGAGCGTTCACCCTGTGCACTGGCAATGGTTTCACCGAAGCCGCCCAATAGCGCGGTTAAAATAACATCGCGATCAATGGCAATATTAATGGCTTCACGTACTCGAGGGTCGGCAGTAATGGCATCGGTGGTTTTAAAACGCATCATGTAAACCGTCGGCCCTGGTACAGTCACGAGATCAACGCCTTTATTGTTTTTTAACGCTTCAACTGAGGTGCTTGGAATGTTAAGTGAAATGTCGATACCGCCAGACATCAACTCAGCCATGCGAGTTGCAGGTTCGGCAATAAATCGAATGGTGACAAATTCTGTTTTAGCCGTGCCATTCCAATAATCATCGAAGCGTTTTAACTCTACTGCAACTGAAGGCTCATAATTAACGACCTGGTACGGTCCTGTGCCGACAGGCTTACGGTCAAATGCCTCTTCGCCGACTTGCTCAATATATTTTGGCGGTACGATCATCGCGCCATAACCGGCAAGCTTGGTGATTAATACAGGGTCAACCTGATTCATGACAAAATCGACAGTAAATTCGTCAACAACATTAACAGTATCAATGGATGTATAGTTGGAACGCTGAGGGCCTTTCATGCCCTGCTCACCGAGTAATCTATCAAAGGTATATTTAACGGCGTCAGCGTTAAAAGGCTCACCATTATGGAATTTTACGCCTTCACGCAAATGAAAACGTATACGACTGTTGTCATCTAAAAAATCCCAACTGGTTGCAAGTCCTGGTGACAGCTTTAATGTCTCATCACGCTGAATTAAGCCTTCAAAGATATTGCTTCCGATGGAGCCCCAAGAAAGCCGAAAAGTATCAATCGGATCTAGGTTTTGTGGATCGTAACCTTGAGCGACCGTTAGTTGGTCGGCAGAAAATGAATTGACTGAACAAGTCACTGCAGCAATTAAAATTGCACCAACCTTAATGGTTTTTTTAATGCCCTGACTTGCATTTGTCAAAGCGGTATTTGCTAATTTTTTCACAAGAAAATACTCCTAAGTAATTAATTTTATTAATCGTTTATAGTTGTAAACTCGGGACTGTGATTTGCGACCAGATGGCCTTTATTTACCTCAACGTAAGAGTGAACGTTGGGTTGGCTGCCTATTTTTTTAATAGTGCTTGGAATTTCAGTACTAAAGTTTGGCGGCCTGTTTTTATTTCGGGTAGCTATTGTCGGTACTGAAGAGATCAATCGCTTTGTATAAGGGTGCTGAGGGTTTTCAAAAATTTGTTGCCGCGTCCCTATTTCTACAATTTGTCCTAAATACATCACGGCAACTCGATGGCTTATACGCTCAACAATGGCCATATCGTGTGAGATAAATAAATAGGCGATCCCTTGGGTTTTCTGTAAATTCAAAAACAGATTAACCACCTGTGCCTGCACGGAGACATCCAACGCCGACACCGCTTCATCAGCAATGATCAGTTTCGGTTCGCAAGCCAAAGCTCGTGCAATACAGATACGTTGCCGCTGACCGCCAGAAAATTCTTTCGGGTATCTGCGCGCCTGTTCTGGTAATAAGCCGACCATCTTAAGTAATTCAGACACTCGTTCATCGGCTTGCTTTTTACTGCGAACAAGGCCGTGTACCCACGCCGGTTCGATAATCGACGCGCCAATGGTTTTACGAGGGTTTAATGCTCCGTATGGATCTTGAAATACATATTGGATGTCTCGACTAAAGAGCTTTTTACGCGATGAAGAAACCTTATAGATGTCTTCACTCTCAAGCCGGACTTCACCAGAAAAGGGTTCAATCAGTTGTTGAATCGCTTTACCAACGGTTGATTTGCCACTGCCAGACTCACCGACAATGGACAGCGTTTCATTCGGATAAATCGCAAACGAAACCTGTTCTGCAGCATGAACATAATGGGAAAGTCGACCTAAAAAGCCATCGAATAACGGATAACGAACAGTCAGCTTATCGACCTCTAATAGCGGCGCTGAGTAATCAACTCGACTGTCTTGGTCGTGCGCCTCGAGTACTTTT
Proteins encoded in this window:
- the puuE gene encoding allantoinase PuuE, translating into MNNDYPRDLIGYGQTPPNANWPNKAKIALQFVINYEEGGENCVLHGDEGSERFLSEIVGAESYADRHLSMESIYEYGSRSGFWRLHRLFTQANIPTTVFGVATALQKNPDAVKAMLDANWEIASHGLRWIHYQDFSKEEERVHIEEAIRIHQETTGSKPRGWYTGRTSPYTLELIAERDDILYCADSYADDLPYWDNNYSKPLFIVPYTLDTNDMRFATPQGFNSGEQFYQYLKDAFDELYREGEQSPKMLSIGLHCRIVGRPARLAALRRFIEYTKQFDDVWYATRQQIAEHWLAEHG
- the betA gene encoding choline dehydrogenase produces the protein MTVKNSSNYDYIIVGAGSAGCVLANRLTEDASNRVLLLETGGSDKSIFIQMPTALSIPMNTKKYAWQFETEAEPTLNNRRMHCPRGKVLGGSSSINGMVYVRGHARDFDEWQQQGANNWDYAHCLPYFKKAETWAFGGDNYRGDSGPLSVNNGNQMKNPLYKAFINAGTDAGYLATDDYNAAQQEGFGPMHMTVKNGVRWSTANAYLKPAMKRKNLTVVTHALVHKVLIENKKAVGVRYEVKGKLIDINCNKEVILSAGSIGSPHILQLSGIGNSKTLQAAGIEPLHQLPGVGENLQDHLEFYFQFKCLKPISLNRKLDPLSKLFIGVRWILNKSGLGATNHFESCGFIRSKANLEWPDLQYHFLPAAMRYDGKEAFAGDGFQVHIGHNKPKSRGDVKVVSSDPHTAPRIQFNYLSHQDDIEGFRACVRLTREIINQPALDDYRGEEIQPGLAVQTDEQIDEFVRSSVESAYHPSCSCKMGEDDMAVVNSNTQVHGIENLRVVDSSIFPTIPNGNLNAPTIMVAERAADLILGKTPLAASDAPVVVADKWQSQQRSASAV
- the betB gene encoding betaine-aldehyde dehydrogenase, producing MPSLVTYQNYVHGQYIANGTGETFAVTNPATGEISYLVETATEVVQQAAIESAQKGFAIWSAMSAMERSRILLKAVALLRESNDELAKGEVIDTGKPWQEASEVDVVTGADSIEFFAGLAPSIEGNQQPVGDDFYYTRREPLGICAGIGAWNYPLQIACWKAAPALACGNAMIFKPSEETPRGAMRLAEIFTEAGVPDGVFNVVQGDGRVGSWLTNHPDIAKVSFTGEVGTGKKVMAAASNTLKEVTMELGGKSPLIIFDDADLEDAVSAAMLGNFYTQGEICTNGTRVFVQQAIYPRFIERLVERTKQNIICGDPMQPETNFGALISQQHQQKVLDYIELGKKEGATLLAGGKALQPENSPQGFFVAPTIFTDCTDDMTIVKEEIFGPVMSILTFSDEDEVIVRANDTQLGLAAAVFTQDIKRAHRVIHQIDAGICWINAYGASPAEMPVGGYKMSGIGRENGSETLKAYTQIKAVYVGMQTLESPF
- a CDS encoding nickel/cobalt transporter, which translates into the protein MKSKFLSVVSIVAISLFVAALWHYWPAIVKGILTTQADFHSLLSRHISQFKENPRVSGAMLVAISFAYGVFHAAGPGHGKAVLVTYLSTQKDTLKQGIFISFAAAIFQAIVAISIVSIISILLSQTFSQTNLVSLRTEQTSYVLVILFGGYILWRSVLKVKKRLVGARNDHHSHDHHSHDHHSHDHHSHDHHSHDHHSHDHHSHDHHSHNHHSHNHHSHNHHSHNHHSHNHHSHNHHSHNHHSHNHHSHNYHSHDHGDQCCHTYKPVEKVSPWQTLGIIVAMGARPCTGAIMVLIYSHIVGIYWVGISATLLMGLGTGLTVASLGFITILFREQLSKVVSSDASHGHHNSTVGLFISCFGGILLLLLGFSLFQASIETAVQHPLF
- a CDS encoding DUF1007 family protein, with amino-acid sequence MLRQLVLFSLLLIANVAHSHPHAWVSLTSDFVINEQTELYEVRQRWIFDPFYSLVILDDLRKQYTDDELALRMQADQIVNNLQALGYYSHLSLNSQPIDLGRPYKWHMSTATVGDDEIMILEMLFSVSPISLINHQVEWTVFDPTYYVSMRHDAIDYIRIINASSAECEPQLIEPTPTDEQIMLASSLDKTQTSTEGLGEIFAQRSTIQCF
- a CDS encoding ABC transporter permease produces the protein MTQQAAEKASIWQSQWMIRIRNLEFILGISLTLLLAGLVFLSPWLFADKADSINLLARLSPPLANAQYPLGTDALGRDILARIAAGGKVSFIVGIYSSLGAVILGAVLGLYAGYYGGWLDTFVMRFADIQLAFPFILFAMTIIAIYGPSLERIIFVMIATQWVQYARIIRGSVLALRERTFILAAKSYGQSSINIIFKHILPNAMGPLIILLTLNIANNILLESSLTFLGLGVDPQTPSWGGMLAEGRNYIQTAWWITLFPGLAIMLTVLGLNLLGDWLRDQLGKSV
- a CDS encoding ABC transporter permease produces the protein MQQLTFFIKRLIQAAFVAFSVTLFVAFAIRFTGDPAVMMTQESSNVTEQDLAMIRESLGLNAPFYSQYLGFMKNLITGELGNSFFRGPINELIRSALPSTLILAMTSMLISIFVSVPLGILAATKQGKWIDQLIRILSLAGLSFPNFWLAMMLVLIFSITLGWLPVSGYNGIASLILPSLTVAIVLTAVNVRLVRTAMLDIFSEQYIMVARAKGLKERVVIYKHALRNSAIALITFFGLQFGNLIGGIVVVERVFNWPGMGSLALDAIAQRDYPLLQASVCILAMLIVLVNLVTDMAYSLIDPRIRVKS
- a CDS encoding ABC transporter substrate-binding protein, whose protein sequence is MKKLANTALTNASQGIKKTIKVGAILIAAVTCSVNSFSADQLTVAQGYDPQNLDPIDTFRLSWGSIGSNIFEGLIQRDETLKLSPGLATSWDFLDDNSRIRFHLREGVKFHNGEPFNADAVKYTFDRLLGEQGMKGPQRSNYTSIDTVNVVDEFTVDFVMNQVDPVLITKLAGYGAMIVPPKYIEQVGEEAFDRKPVGTGPYQVVNYEPSVAVELKRFDDYWNGTAKTEFVTIRFIAEPATRMAELMSGGIDISLNIPSTSVEALKNNKGVDLVTVPGPTVYMMRFKTTDAITADPRVREAINIAIDRDVILTALLGGFGETIASAQGERSFGFDPSLEKYSYNPTRAKTLLAQAGVKPGTKITLDIQNNDETFREVSQVISSYLSQVGLDLSIRSNDSNIMSSDLIPNGKTGELFLFAWGGWTFDFDNTAYLLYHSGERFNPYIADETLDALLEQQRGTYDREVREKALQEVSQYIRSNHLELPLFNTAAMFGVSKKVSGFTPAPDDRVRYMDVAVED
- a CDS encoding dipeptide ABC transporter ATP-binding protein, with the translated sequence MNQSTQAVSSLPNSDDLMMSVENLSVQFGRNKVVDQVSFDLYRNKTLAIVGESGSGKSISSLAIMGLTKHLGAEITTGRIQFESDLLGPVDLTQLPEEKHRLIRGREISMIFQEPMASLNPVFTIGHQLCETLVLHQGISYQQAKLKACELLDLVRVPQSKRLLGYYPHQLSGGQLQRVMIAMAISCRPKVLIADEPTTALDVTIQAQILSLIKDLQTELNSAIVFISHNMAVVAEVADDVLVMRNSLEVERNSLEAMLSGPKTAYTRNLLSAVPELGSMTGTTSPKYFEQYDDDEKVLEAHDQDSRVDYSAPLLEVDKLTVRYPLFDGFLGRLSHYVHAAEQVSFAIYPNETLSIVGESGSGKSTVGKAIQQLIEPFSGEVRLESEDIYKVSSSRKKLFSRDIQYVFQDPYGALNPRKTIGASIIEPAWVHGLVRSKKQADERVSELLKMVGLLPEQARRYPKEFSGGQRQRICIARALACEPKLIIADEAVSALDVSVQAQVVNLFLNLQKTQGIAYLFISHDMAIVERISHRVAVMYLGQIVEIGTRQQIFENPQHPYTKRLISSVPTIATRNKNRPPNFSTEIPSTIKKIGSQPNVHSYVEVNKGHLVANHSPEFTTIND